A window of the Odocoileus virginianus isolate 20LAN1187 ecotype Illinois chromosome 20, Ovbor_1.2, whole genome shotgun sequence genome harbors these coding sequences:
- the CHST8 gene encoding carbohydrate sulfotransferase 8: MSPRAGTMRLACMFSSILLFGAAGLLLFISLQDPTELAPHQAPGIKFSIRPQQPHNDLPPGSSQDGPFKAATERVARDLSSRAPRGLSLRVSQDPQAQLNVGARLRPRQRRRRLLIKKMPAAAALRANSSAGTLVRPAPGALDGRWASLRETQRERKRVMREACAKYRASSSRRAVTPRHVSRIFVEDRHRVLYCEVPKAGCSNWKRVLMVLAGLASSTTDIQHNTVHYGSALKRLDTFDRQGILHRLSTYTKMLFVREPFERLVSAFRDKFEHPNSYYHPVFGKAILARYRANASREALRTGSGVRFPEFVQYLLDVHRPVGMDIHWDHVSRLCSPCLIDYDFVGKFESMEDDANFFLSLIRAPRNLTFPRFKDRHSEEARTTARITHQYFAQLSTLQRQRTYDFYYMDYLMFNYSKPFADLY; this comes from the exons GAATAAAGTTCAGCATCAGACCACAGCAGCCGCACAAC GACCTCCCGCCAGGCAGTTCTCAGGATGGTCCCTTTAAGGCAGCCACGGAGAGGGTCGCCCGAGACTTGTCCAGCCGCGCCCCGCGGGGCCTGAGCCTGCGGGTGTCCCAGGACCCTCAAGCTCAGCTAAACGTGGGGGCCCGTCTGCGACCCCGGCAGCGCCGCCGACGGCTGCTCATCAAGAAAATGCCGGCTGCGGCGGCCCTCCGCGCCAACAGCTCGGCCGGCACGCTGGTCCGGCCGGCCCCCGGGGCCCTGGACGGCCGCTGGGCCAGCCTGCGCGAGACCCAGCGGGAGCGCAAGCGGGTGATGCGGGAGGCGTGCGCCAAGTACCGCGCGAGCAGCAGCCGCAGGGCGGTCACGCCCCGCCACGTGTCCCGCATCTTCGTGGAGGACCGCCACCGCGTGCTGTACTGCGAGGTGCCCAAGGCAGGCTGCTCCAACTGGAAGCGCGTGCTCATGGTGCTGGCCGGGCTGGCCTCGTCCACCACCGACATCCAGCACAACACGGTGCACTACGGCAGCGCCCTCAAGCGGCTGGACACCTTCGACCGCCAGGGCATCCTCCACCGCCTCAGCACCTACACCAAGATGCTGTTCGTGCGGGAGCCCTTCGAGAGGCTGGTCTCCGCCTTCCGCGACAAGTTCGAGCACCCCAACAGCTACTATCACCCCGTCTTCGGCAAGGCCATCCTGGCCCGGTACCGGGCCAACGCCTCTCGGGAGGCCCTGCGGACGGGCTCCGGCGTGCGGTTCCCCGAGTTCGTGCAGTACCTGCTGGACGTGCACCGGCCGGTGGGCATGGACATCCACTGGGACCATGTCAGCCGACTGTGCAGCCCCTGCCTCATCGATTATGACTTTGTGGGCAAGTTTGAGAGCATGGAGGACGATGCCAACTTCTTCCTGAGCCTCATCCGCGCGCCGCGGAACCTGACCTTCCCCAGGTTCAAGGACCGGCACTCGGAGGAGGCGCGGACGACAGCCCGCATCACCCACCAGTACTTCGCCCAGCTTTCTACCCTGCAGCGGCAGCGCACCTACGACTTCTACTACATGGACTACCTGATGTTCAACTACTCCAAGCCCTTTGCAGACCTGTACTGA